CGCCGTCCGCCTCCCCGGCCGCGTCCAGTGCCGCCACCAGCCGAGAGATCGTGTCCGTCGTTACGCCCATCAGGTCGGCGGCGAGCACCGCGACGGTGTCGACGTGAGCGTCGAGCACGGCGAGCGCGGCGGCGAGCGCGGCCACCGGACCGGAGCCCGGCGGGTCCTCTCGTGTCCAGCGCACCCCCGGCACTCCCTCGCGCCGGGGGCCGACGACGATCACCGGATCGGTGTCCCGCAGCGCCGCGACCACCCGGTGCAGCAAGGGGATTCCTCCGACCCGGAGCATCACCTTGTCCCCGCCGCCCATCCGGCGCGCCGCTCCCCCGGCGAGCACGACTCCGGCCGGTCGGGGGCGCGCGGGGCGGGGATCGGTCACTGCCTCACCAACGGGGTCGCGGAACGGATCGTCCCAGCGTATCGCCGTGACGGCGGCGACGCGGCCGATCGACCCGCCCCGACGTCGCTACCATCACCACACTCCCGAGCCCCACGGCGACATTCGGTACGCCGCCCCGCTTCCGTGTCCGGTCCGCACACCCCGTCCTCGGGAGGAACATCCACGCACACCACGCGACAGGCGAGGAGGACGAGATGCGGTCACTACCTCGGGGGACGACGGCGAGCCGGGCGGTCGTCGGATGGAGCGCCCTCACCGCGACGGGACTCGTCGTAGCCGCCGTCGGCACGTTCCTGCCCTGGTTACGGTCGGGGCTCGTGAACCGGGACAGCTACGAGGCGGCCGCTGTGGTCGAACGCCTGTTCTCCCTCGGCTCCCTCGCGCACCTGGCGCTGCGCGCCTGGAACGGTGTCGTGGTCGCCACCGCCCTGTGCCTGGTGTTGCTCGTGCTCGGCCTGTGGCGCACCGCCGCCACCCTGGCGTCCGTGATCGGCGTCACAGTAGGAACCGTTTCGGCGCTGCTCACCGTCCAAGGCGTCGACGTGGCCGGCCTGGTCAGGGTCGCTTTCACGGGCCCGGCGACCTCGACGGTCGGCTCGCTCGTCGCGCTTTCCGGTGGGCTCGGACTGTTCCTCGCGGCTCACCGAACCACGACCACTCACGCTCGGGACGGGTGACACAAGTGAGTACGCCGGAATACGACCACCAACTCGGCCAGCAGGCCCCCCAGCATCCACAGCAGCCTCTCGGCGCCCCGCCCGGTACGGCGCCGTACGGGTATCCCGCGCCGGGGGCGGGATACGACGCGAATCAGCAGACGTTCCCCTTCCCCCAGCCTCAGCCGGGCAACGCGCCCGGTCCGCGGCCGCCACGGGGCAAGCGGGGACTCGTCGTGGGCCTGGTCATCGCCCTCGTCCTCGCCCTCGGCGGTGGCGCGACCTGGTGGGTGCTGTCCGAACGCGAGTCCGTGGCCTCGGGGGCGAACAGTCCCGAGGAAGCCGCGAGGGAACTGTTCACCGCGCTGGGCAACGGCGACCTGGTGGGGGTCGCCCAGTCCCTGGCTCCCGGCGAGGCCGCGGCGCTCGGCGATCTGCTCGCCGACAGCGCGGAGGAGCTCAAGCGGCTGGGCGTGCTGACCCCGGACGCCGATCTCTCCGCCTTCTCCGGCCTTCGTGTCACCGCCTCGAACCTCACGTTCGACGCCAAAAGCGCCGAACGAGTCAACGATCACGTGACCATCACGAAGCTGACCGGGGGCACGC
The window above is part of the Saccharomonospora glauca K62 genome. Proteins encoded here:
- the mobA gene encoding molybdenum cofactor guanylyltransferase — encoded protein: MTDPRPARPRPAGVVLAGGAARRMGGGDKVMLRVGGIPLLHRVVAALRDTDPVIVVGPRREGVPGVRWTREDPPGSGPVAALAAALAVLDAHVDTVAVLAADLMGVTTDTISRLVAALDAAGEADGAVLVDSTGRRQWLIGVWRRNSLDTAVPTDPRGASLRGTLGMSSIVEVPALTGEARDVDSPDDLCP